A window of Apium graveolens cultivar Ventura chromosome 8, ASM990537v1, whole genome shotgun sequence contains these coding sequences:
- the LOC141678838 gene encoding protein LIKE EARLY STARVATION, chloroplastic-like, which yields MASQCTIFTRIIPHNTFCLLPKCRYPPGVTNVGPLNRSKTNRSWGIRVSDGRDSYLDMWKEAVEREKQVEDYEKISVESSKEGNGETEEVLKRKSNEFKKLLEVSTEERDRVQRMQVIDRAGAAIAAARSILKEESFLERKEDTNQGSLVPLNLEHELQGNKKDTVVPKKYTPGPNFWSWTPPEDNNMISDFESNMESLGITSQSIGVTSPVMMLKRDLDIVSIPFESKLENDHNPAPTPLQSLTGIEKVEMSSSSPEKPQIQVEHDLDIMFCEIDIMFSENAVEAANALTEIEIESPQGNDPDGSRWWKESGTEVRPDGVVCRWTIKRGVSADKTVEWEEKYWEAADDFDYKELGSEKSGRDSTGNSWYEFWKESMYQKDGCLHLEKTADKWGKNGEGSEWQEKWWESYGASGQAEKWAHKWCSIDPSTPLDAGHAHIWHERWGEQYDGQGGSTKYTDKWAQRSEADGWAKWGDKWDENFDSNGHGVKQGETWWKGKNGERWNRTWGEGHNGSGWVHKYGKSSSGEHWDTREQQDTWYERYPHYGFNHCFDNSVQLRDVKKPSE from the exons ATGGCCAGCCAGTGCACCATTTTCACGCGCATCATCCCACACAACACCTTCTGTCTGTTACCGAAATGCAGATACCCTCCTGGCGTAACCAATGTAGGACCACTGAACCGATCAAAAACAAATAGAAGTTGGGGAATCAGGGTCTCTGATGGCCGGGATTCGTATCTTGATATGTGGAAGGAAGCGGTGGAGAGGGAGAAGCAAGTGGAGGATTATGAGAAGATATCGGTGGAGAGTAGTAAGGAGGGAAATGGAGAGACGGAGGAGGTTTTGAAGAGGAAGAGTAATGAGTTCAAGAAGCTGTTGGAAGTTTCTACTGAGGAGAGAGACAGAGTGCAGAGAATGCAGGTCATTGATCGGGCTGGAGCAGCTATTGCTGCAGCTCGATCAATCCTCAAGGAGGAGAGCTTTTTGGAGAGGAAAGAAGATACTAACCAGGGCTCTTTAGTACCTCTTAATTTGGAACATGAGCTACAAG GAAACAAGAAAGACACTGTTGTCCCGAAAAAATATACACCAGGTCCAAATTTCTGGTCCTGGACGCCACCTGAAGATAATAATATGATATCTGATTTTGAAAGCAATATGGAGTCACTTGGAATAACTTCTCAATCCATCGGTGTCACCAGCCCTGTGATGATGTTGAAACGAGATTTAGATATTGTGTCAATCCCTTTTGAAAGTAAACTTGAAAATGATCACAACCCTGCCCCGACCCCTCTGCAGTCACTTACAGGGATTGAGAAAGTAGAAATGTCTAGCTCAAGTCCAGAGAAACCTCAAATACAAGTGGAACATGATCTTGATATCATGTTTTGTGAAATTGATATAATGTTTTCAGAAAATGCAGTGGAAGCAGCTAATGCGCTAACTGAAATTGAGATAGAATCACCTCAGGGGAATGATCCAGATGGATCAAGGTGGTGGAAGGAGAGCGGGACTGAAGTAAGGCCTGATGGTGTGGTGTGCAGGTGGACAATAAAAAGGGGTGTCAGTGCCGATAAAACTGTAGAGTGGGAAGAGAAGTATTGGGAGGCTGCTGATGATTTTGACTACAAGGAACTTGGTTCCGAAAAATCAGGGCGTGATTCTACTGGAAATTCTTGGTATGAATTCTGGAAAGAGTCCATGTACCAG AAAGATGGATGTTTGCATCTTGAAAAAACTGCAGACAAATGGGGAAAGAATGGTGAAGGAAGTGAGTGGCAGGAGAAATGGTGGGAATCCTATGGTGCCTCTGGCCAAGCTGAGAAATGGGCTCATAAGTGGTGCAGCATCGACCCAAGCACTCCTCTCGATGCTGGACATGCTCATATTTGGCATGAAAG GTGGGGTGAGCAATATGATGGGCAAGGTGGGAGCACAAAATACACTGACAAATGGGCTCAGCGTTCTGAGGCCGATGGCTGGGCTAAATGGGGTGACAAATGGGACGAAAATTTTGATTCAAATGGTCATGGTGTAAAACAAGGAGAGACATGGTGGAAAGGCAAGAATGGAGAACGCTGGAACCGGACATGGGGGGAGGGTCACAATGGGTCTGGATGGGTGCATAAGTACGGGAAGAGCAGCAGCGGAGAACACTGGGACACTCGTGAGCAGCAAGACACATGGTATGAGAGGTATCCACATTACGGATTTAACCATTGCTTTGATAATTCAGTCCAGCTACGCGATGTTAAGAAGCCATCGGAGTGA
- the LOC141678829 gene encoding uncharacterized protein LOC141678829, whose product MGMLMSRLWFMMFPAKEYKIVVVGLDNAGKTTTLYKLHLGEVVTTHPTVGSNVEELVYKNIRFEVWDLGGQDRLRTSWATYYRGTHAVIAVIDSTDRDRISIMKDELFKLLPHEDLQSAVVLVYANKQDLKDAMTPAEITDALSLHSIKNHDWHIQACSALTGDGLYDGLGWIAQHVGGKATS is encoded by the exons ATGGGGATGCTTATGTCAAGATTATGGTTCATGATGTTTCCTGCTAAGGAATATAAGATTGTTGTTGTTGGACTTGATAATGCTGGCAAGACCACTACTCTTTACAAATTGCATCTTGGTGAAGTTGTTACTACTCATCCTACTGTTGGTAGTAATGTCGAGGAACTTGTTTACAAAAATATTCGATTCGAG GTATGGGATCTTGGTGGGCAAGACAGACTACGAACATCATGGGCAACATATTATCGTGGTACTCATGCTGTTATTGCAGTAATAGACAGCACCGACAGAGATAGAATTTCAATCATGAAGGATGAATTATTCAAGTTGCTACCTCATGAGGATCTTCAAAGTGCAGTTGTACTTGTCTATGCCAATAAACAAGATCTTAAGGATGCCATGACCCCTGCAGAAATAACTGATGCTTTGTCCCTGCACAGTATCAAAAACCATGATTGGCACATACAAGCTTGTTCTGCTCTCACCGGGGATGGGCTCTATGATGGCCTAGGGTGGATTGCCCAGCATGTTGGTGGAAAAGCTACCAGCTGA